Proteins encoded together in one Ipomoea triloba cultivar NCNSP0323 chromosome 4, ASM357664v1 window:
- the LOC116014703 gene encoding probable calcium-binding protein CML36, whose protein sequence is MSNRTIKFLTSPSIISTPTSVLPALNHEISPDEWPGVYAELVQAFKLIDRDDDGKIRKEELEALLSQVGAEPPTREELRLMLSEVDRDGDGCISLEEFSVLSSAFAPPSCDSELRDAFDFFDTDHDGKITAEELFNVFRTIGDSRCTLEDCRRMIVGVDNNGDGFVCFEDFCRARDEFLIWMKTKQNGVSFSLNSSFGACHVVTNICNRVRIFVKTDRNYQMHPSVRSGFNFLLCHYCPCLYVLDFPPIN, encoded by the coding sequence ATGTCAAACCGCACAATCAAATTCCTAACCTCCCCATCCATCATATCCACGCCGACGAGCGTTCTCCCCGCGCTCAACCACGAGATCTCCCCCGACGAGTGGCCTGGGGTGTACGCCGAGCTCGTCCAGGCGTTCAAGCTGATCGACAGGGACGATGACGGTAAGATCAGGAAAGAGGAGCTGGAGGCGCTGTTGAGCCAGGTGGGAGCCGAGCCGCCCACCAGGGAGGAGCTGAGGCTGATGCTGAGCGAGGTGGATAGGGACGGCGACGGTTGCATTAGCCTCGAGGAGTTCAGCGTGCTCAGCTCCGCCTTCGCGCCGCCGTCGTGCGACTCCGAGCTGCGAGACGCCTTCGACTTCTTCGATACGGATCACGACGGGAAGATAACCGCGGAGGAGCTGTTTAACGTGTTCAGAACGATCGGCGACTCGCGGTGCACGTTAGAGGATTGCCGGCGCATGATAGTTGGGGTCGATAACAATGGCGATGGGTTCGTATGCTTTGAGGACTTCTGTAGAGCAAGAGATGAGTTCTTGATTTGgatgaaaacaaaacaaaacggagtttctttttctttaaattctTCTTTTGGAGCATGTCATGTGGTCACTAATATTTGTAATAGGGTTCGGATTTTCGTAAAAACGGATCGAAACTACCAGATGCATCCTTCAGTGAGAAGTGGTTTCAACTTTCTACTTTGCCACTACTGCCCTTGTCTATATGTACTGGATTTTCCACCAATCAACTGA